The window CCCAGCCTCCTAAATATGAAGAGAGGTGCAAGCTCTTCTCCAACTCTCCCTAGGACTGTCGCCAAACTTCTCTCTACGGCGTCTTGCCTTATTATCTCTTCGTATTCATGTTTCCACTTTTCGAATAGAGTTTCGTACTCCTTCTTTATAGTATCGGCCTTCTCGGCGAGTGCCTTATCATATTGAGCGGCAAGCTGGTTCTTTATGCCTTCAAGCTCCTTACTCCTCCATTCGTCGTAGAGGCTTCGAGCCTTTTCAGTTGCTATAGAGTCTGTGTGCGCTGAGAGCACCTTTATCTTGCCCCTGTAGTAGATAACAACGAATAGGAGAAGCGCGACTATCAGAACTATGAGAACTTCCATCACAAGCCACCCTATCCTCGAACATCTTAAGGCGGATTTATTAGTTTTGCTTCAACTTAAGGTTCGGGTTCATTTGCGCATATTTCGTGATATTCAACAAGATCTAAAAATCCAAAGACATCCTGCGTAACAGCCTACTTAAACTCAAAGCTAAAGAAGACGAATTCGTCTTCGTTAAGAAGATTGACAGCATCTTAATAATCACAGCTCAGAACCTAAAGACTTAATTTTCTGCTGGTAGAGAGAGTGGTGTGCCAAAGTACATCTTCGTCACAGGCGGGGTGATGTCTGGTCTAGGGAAGGGTGTCACCACAGCCTCCGTAGCAAAGCTCCTTAAACTCTCCGGACTTAAGGTTACCTGTATAAAGATAGATCCCTACCTTAATGTAGATGCGGGCACGATGAACCCCATCATACATGGTGAAGTCTTCGTCACCGATGATGGTGGCGAAACAGACATGGATATAGGCACTTATGAGAGGTTCCTAGACCAGAACCTCAGCAGACGCCACAACATCACCACCGGCCAAATATACAAGGCGGTGATAGAGGCTGAGAGGCGCGGCGACTATCTAGGTAAATGCGTCCAGATAATACCCCACATAACAGACGAGATCAAGAGGAGGATAAAGCAAGTCGTCGAAGAAGATGGCGCAGACATAGGTGTAGTAGAGTGCGGAGGCACAGTAGGAGACATCGAAAGCCTACCCTTCCTAGAAGCCTTGAGGCAGATGAGGCTAGAAGTCGGCCCAACAAACTCACTCTTCCTACACGTAACACTAGCCCCAGAGCTAGAAACCGTGAGAGAGCAGAAGACCAAACCCACACAACACAGCGTCCAAGAGCTGAGGAGAATCGGCATACAACCAGACATAATCGTAGTGAGAAGCAAAAGACCCCTAGCCCAGCAAGCCAGAGAAAAGATCTCCCTATTCACCAGCGTACCCATAGAGGCCGTCATATCCAACCCAGATGTCGAATCCGTCTACGATGTGCCAGAGCTGCTTGAAAGACAGGGGATAACAAGAGTAATAGCAAACAGACTCAACTTAACCATAGTTAAGACCCAGTTAGAGGAATGGACGAAGGTAGCGGAATCATTCAAAAAGACCACAACTAAAGTAAACATAGCTATGGTCGGTAAATACGTAAGCCTAGCAGACAGCTACGTCAGCATAAACCACGCCCTACTACACGCAGCAGCCAAACTAGGCGCAGCGATCAAGATAGACTGGGTGGACTCAGAGCTCATAGAAAAAGACAAGCAGGCACTCACCACACTAAGATCATATGATGGCATACTCATCCCAGGCGGCTTCGGTAAAAGAGGGATCGAAGGTAAGATAGAGGCCGCGACCTACTCCATCAAACACAACATACCATATCTAGGAATATGCCTAGGCTTCCAGATAGCAGCCATAGCGATAGCACGCCACCTCTGCGGGCTCGAGGGCGCAAACTCAACCGAATTTGACCCAGATACCCCCCACCCCGTCATAGATCTGCTACCTGAGCAGAAAGAGGTCAAGGAAATGGGTGCAACTATGCGCTTAGGTGGGCACGACATCTTCCTCAAAGAAGGAACTAGAGCCTACAAGCTTTACGGTAGGAGTGTTATAAGAGAGAGGCATAGGCATAGATACGAATTCAACCAGAGATACAAACCTACGTTCGAGGAGAAGAGTGTTATC of the Nitrososphaerota archaeon genome contains:
- a CDS encoding CTP synthase, coding for MPKYIFVTGGVMSGLGKGVTTASVAKLLKLSGLKVTCIKIDPYLNVDAGTMNPIIHGEVFVTDDGGETDMDIGTYERFLDQNLSRRHNITTGQIYKAVIEAERRGDYLGKCVQIIPHITDEIKRRIKQVVEEDGADIGVVECGGTVGDIESLPFLEALRQMRLEVGPTNSLFLHVTLAPELETVREQKTKPTQHSVQELRRIGIQPDIIVVRSKRPLAQQAREKISLFTSVPIEAVISNPDVESVYDVPELLERQGITRVIANRLNLTIVKTQLEEWTKVAESFKKTTTKVNIAMVGKYVSLADSYVSINHALLHAAAKLGAAIKIDWVDSELIEKDKQALTTLRSYDGILIPGGFGKRGIEGKIEAATYSIKHNIPYLGICLGFQIAAIAIARHLCGLEGANSTEFDPDTPHPVIDLLPEQKEVKEMGATMRLGGHDIFLKEGTRAYKLYGRSVIRERHRHRYEFNQRYKPTFEEKSVIFSGYSDEGRRLEVLEMQSHPFFMATQFHAEFTSRPGKPNPVYLGFIQACVENSKSRA